In Paludibaculum fermentans, the genomic stretch ACGCCCCCCACGCTCAATTCCGGGTACATCTCGCCTGGAATCAACGCCACTTCCAACTGCGGAACGCCCTGACCACTCAAACGCAGATACCCCACCGGAGCCTTCGTATTCCCTCCGTCCATCGACTGCCGCCCCTTGAACAAACCCGCCTGCGCGGCCATCAGGAACCCCGCATTCGCCACAGGAATCTGTACTAACTTTTCCCGATAGGTAATCGTGTCCAGCGTCACCGCCCTCGCGTCGTGCAGCGCACTATGGACATGCTCGGCCACATACTCGCCCACCGCCTCGGCAAACCGGAACGTCTCGGCCGGAGCCGGCTTCTTCGTCTTCGGATCCACGATCTTCGCGCCCAATGGCGACTGCATCCCGCCCACCGCGCCGTTCACATAGACCACCAGCCCGCCCTCCAGGCTCTCCAGCCGTGCCGTCAAACCCGCGGGCCAGTCCGCCGTGATCAGCGTATTCTTGCTGCCCAGCGTCTCCGGATGGTTCGTCCAGTTCACCAGCGTCGCGATCCGTGCCCGCCGCATATCGTTCACCGCCAGGGCCAGGATCTGCGGATCGTGCACCACCGGCGGCCGGCTGTCGTCGAAATACCCGTCGACATCCTTCGGCGTCACCCCCGCCAGCGTGGCCGTGGCCGGCCGCAGCGTGGACAGGCACTCCTGGATCGCCTCCACCGCGCGCGCCACCAGCAGCGCGTTATACGCCTCATCGATCCCGCTGACACCCTGCTTCGGGCCCCACAGGCCCATCGTGTCGGGCCCCTCGTGGACGTGCGTCGCCGCCACAATCACCGTCGCCCGCGGCGCGCCCGCGCGGATCTTTTGAACATCCTCCCACAGCAGCCCGATCGAGTCCGCCGCGCAAATCACCAGCGGCTTCTCGCCGGTCGATAGCGCGACGCAACGAACCCAAAGGTCGTCGTGGACCCCCGTGGCCGCCCGCCCGGTCCCGAATCCGGCCATATACACAGGCCGGCCGCTCTTCAAATCGGGCGTGATACTGCGCTTGGCCGCACTGGCCATCAACTCGCCGCCCTGCGCCGAACAGGCGCACGCGCACAACAAGGCGGATGCCATCAGGGATCTCATCGAGGTTTACTCTATCGCACCCTGGCCGCCCGCCCAAGCGTTATTGGCCGATTTTATGGATCAACAACGGCAGCGGATCGCTCTCCGGCACCGGCGTCGTGCAGGTCTGCTGCCGGCTGCGCCACAACGATTGCGCGAAATCCAGCAGAACCTCGGCCGACTCATTGTCCGTGGAGCGCATCTGCCGCTCCTTCAACTCGACATCGTCCAGCGCCGGCTGCAGCTTCGCCGTAGCCCCTTTCAACTGGGCGCAGATCCGCAGGTCCGTCTTGGCCAGTTCCAGTACCTTCCTGCTCCGCTCAAACTTCTCCTTCGACGCCAGGCGCCGCGGAGTGGGGTCCAACTCGCTCAACTGGGACGCAAACTCCAGCCGCGCCTCAATCTGGGCATCCCCTGAGCGCAACCGCTGCGCCCTTCGCAGGCTCTCCAGGGCGGCGGAGAACTCGCCCAATGCCATATCCGCCTCAGCCAACCCCGACAGGGCCTCGACATCATCCGGATTCCGCCGCAGCAGCGACCGGTAACTGTCCGCCGCGCGCGCCGGCGCCCCGGCCACCACCAGCAAATGAGCGATCTGCCGCTCCCGCGCCGGGGCCACCTTCGCATCATTCTGAATCAACAGGACCTCGGCCAGCAGCTTCTGCGGTTCGCCGGCCTCGGCCAGGAACTCCGCCAGTTCCATCCTGACCTCGTCCGCAGGACCCGCGCCGGCCCACTTCCCATACACCGCGCGGTGGTAATAGGCTTCCGCTTCCCGGTCATTGCCCAGCTTCACCTGCAAGCGAGCCATCGCCAGATTGGCGTCGCCCGCGTTGGAATCCGCATTCAGCACCGGCCTCAGTTGGGCCTCGGAATCGGACAGGCGTCCGGCCGCCAGCAGCGCTCCGGCGAGCGCCAACTGATACCCACGATTGCCCCGTTGCAGCACATGCGCCCGCTCAATCAGCCGCACCGCACCCGCCGAGTCCCCACGGTTCAGCAACTGCGTGCCTTCCCGGTAGTGGGCCGCCGCCTCGCCGAGAATCTCGTTCCGCTCCAGCCGCGCCAGGAACTGGTCGACGACAATCAGCCCCAGCACGATCGCCAGGACGGACAGGATGAACCCGGGCTTCATCGCGGCCCCTCCTGCGCCACCCCAAACGCCTTGAGGATCGCCGGCAGCCGCACCACGCCCAGCAGTTGCGAGACATTCGCACGGCTCACCACGGGCAGCACGCCCAGGTGATGGTCGCCCATCTTCTCCAGGGCCAGGCTCAGCGGATGGTCTGGATGAACGAAGGGACGCTCTTCGTCCGCCGCCGCAGCCCCCGGTAGCGTCTGCCGGGCTGCCAGCAGTTCCTCAGCCGTCATGCTCGCCGCGTCTTCCAGGACATCCGCGACGCTCAGCCGCGCCATGTGCTCGCGCTCCTCCCCGGTCGGCAGCGATACCCCCTCCTGCTGCGCCAAAGCCTCATAGATGGGTTGCCGCTGCAGCCGGTACGACACGAAGAAACTGATCAGGTTCGAGATCATCAGCGGCACGATGATCGAGTAGTCCCTCGTCATCTCGAAGATCATGATCACCGAGGTCAGCGGAGTCCGCACAATCCCGGCAAACGCCGTACCCATGCCGATCAGCGCATATGCACCGGGATTCGCCGTTACCCCCGGCAGCAGCGCATGGGCCACGCTGCCCACCGTACCGCCTACCATCGCGCCGATGAACAGGCTCGGCCCGAAGATGCCGCCCGCGTTGCCCGACGAGTAACACACCGCCGTCGCCACAATCTTCAGCACCACCAGCAACGCGATGGTCCGCACCGCCATATCCCCGCCAAGTACACGCTCCACGTAGTCATACCCGACGCCGAGCACTTCCGGCAGAAACCAGCCCATCAGGCCCACCAGCAATCCGCCTACGGCCGGCTGCAGCCACACCGTCTTCGCCGGCAAGCCGCGGAACCAGATCCGCAAGCCCAGCAGCAGCTTCACGAAGGCCACCGAAGCCAGGCCGCCCACCACGCCCAGCACTGCGTAGACGACAAACTCGATCGGGCTCACCAACTGGTACGCCGGCACATGGAACAGCGGCTCGTCCCCCAGGATCATGTGCAGCACCATCCACGAGGTCGCCGAGCTGATCACGACCGACCCCAGCACCGGAGCGTGCAGGTCGCCCAGAATCTCTTCCAGCGAGAACAGCACCGCCGCAATGGGTGTATTGAAAGCCGCCGCCAGTGCGGCCGAGCAGCCCACCGGAATCAGCGCCTTCACGTCGTCGCCCTGCAGCCCGCAACGCCGCCCCAGCACGGAGGCGATGCCCGCCCCAATCTGCACCGAAGGCCCTTCGCGGCCCAGCGCAATGCCGCTCGCCAGCGACGTGGAGCAGCACAGAAACTTCCCCAGCACCGTCTTCAGTGAGATATAGCCGTCGTGGATGAAGATCGCGAATTTGGTCTGCGGAATGCCGCTGCCGCGCGCGCCGGGAAAGTACTTCGCCAGCAGCCAGCCCGTACTCAGCGCCCCCAGCACCGGCACCAGGACCCGCCGCCACGCCGCGCCGCCCGGAGGGTACATCCTCGCCGCCAGGCGTCCGGTGAGCAGGATAAACGCAACCACCACCAGCCCCACAACCGCGCCAATGACGAAACTCAGGATCAGGTGGGTCTGTGCGGACTTGCCCGGTTCACGGTCAGACCATCGCCGCATCCAGCGCCCAATGGATTGAAACATGCACTTAACAGGATAGGCACATTCCGCTGGCCTTGCCTGCCTGACACCCTTCGCTGAACGTTCCTCCATCACCCCGGGCGCCAAACAGAACGGGCCGGAAAGGCGCCCATGCCCGTCCGGCCCGTTCTTCCAACTTCGCTGCGGGACTATTCGTCTTCGTCCACTTCGCCAGTAGCCGAAGCCTTGTACGCCGCGATGATCTTATCGGCGTTCAAGGCCGGCACGTAGTCGTAGTGCGAAAACTCCATCGAGAACGAGGCCCGGCCCTGCGTCATCGACGTCAGGTCGTTCTGGTAGGTCAGCATTTCCGACATCGGCACCACGGCGCGGATGATCTGCGTCCCGCCCTTGGTGTCCATGCCGCTGATGCGGCCCCGCCGCCCGTTCATGTCGCTCATCAGGTCGCCGGCATACTCCACCGGACCGGCCACTTCCACCTTCATGATCGGCTCCAGCAGTGTCGGCTTGGCCGCCTCCATTGCCAGTTTGAAGGCCTTGCGGCCGGCGATCTTGAACGCCATTTCCGACGAGTCCACATCGTGGTACGACCCGTCATAGAGCGTCACCCGGAAATCTACCACCGGGAAGCCGGCCAGGTAGCCGCGCGCAGCCGCTTCCAGAATGCCCTTTTCAATCGCCGGGATGAACTGCCTGGGCACCGCGCCGCCAAAGATGTTGTTGACGTACTCGAAGCCGCCGCCGCGCTCCATCGGTTCCATCTTGATGCGGCAGTCGCCGAACTGGCCGTGGCCGCCCGTCTGCTTCTTGTGGCGTCCGTGCACATCCGCAAACCCGCGAATCGTCTCGCGGTACGGAATCTTCGGCTGCCGCAACTCCACTTCGACGTTGTAGCGCTTCTTCAGCCGGCTCACGATCACTTCGATGTGCTGCCCGCCGCTGCCGGCCAGCAGGAAGTCCTTCGTCTGCGGATCCCGGTAGAACCGCAGCCCCTGGTCTTCTTCCAGGATCTTCGCCACCGAGTTGCCCATGCGGTCTTCGTCGTTGCGCGATTTCGCAGCAATGGCATACGCGATCGACGGTTCCGGAATCTCCACCTTCGGATACTCCACCGAATCGCCCTTTTCACACAGCGTGTCGGCGGTCAGCACTTCCTTCAGCTTCGCCACCACGCCGATGTCACCCGCGTGCAGCTCGTTCACCGGCTGCAGCGTCTTGCCCATCGGCACGCTGATGTGCGCCAGCCGCTCCTGGCTCTTGCTCCGCATATCCACCAGGGTCATGTCGTTCTTCAACACACCCGTGCAGACCTTGAAGAAGCTCAACCGGCCCGAGAACGGATCAGCCACGGTCTTGAAGACATAGGCCGTCACGTGGTCCTTGTCCGTGATCGCCTTGAACTCCTCGTGGTCGCCCACCATCGCCTTCAACGACGGATGCTCCGTCGGATTCGGGCAGAACTCCTGCAGGAACTCCATCACCAGATCCGTGCCGATGTTGCGCAGCGCCGAACCGCACATCACCGGGAAGATCTTGTCTTCCTTCACCGCGTCGTGCAGACCGGCCATGATGTCTTCGACCGGCAGCGTGCCGTTCTCGAAGAACTTCTCCATCAGCTCGTCCTTGCCTTCCGCGATCATCTCGATCAGGGCATCGTGCGCGGCCTTCGCCTCATCGGCCATCGACGCCGGAATCGGGATCTCCTTGCCCTGGCCGTCGCCATCCGGCGTATACGTCCAGGCCTTCATCGAGATCACGTCCACAACGCCCGTGAAATCCCGCTCCTTGCCGATCGGCAGATAGATCGGGACGCAATACCGTCCGAAAATCTCCTGGATATTCGCCAGCGCCCGGTCAAAGTCGCTGCGTTCGCGATCCAGCTTGTTAATCAAAAAAGCTCGCGGCAGCGCATACTGCTCCGCGTACTCCCAGACCTTCTCCGTCATCACTTCGACGCCGGCGACGCCATCCACCAGGATCAGTGCGGCATCCGCGGCGGCCATCGAAATCTTCGTGTCGTACATGAAGAGGTTGAAGCCTGGCGTATCAAAAACGTTCAGCTTCTTCTTCTTCCATTCCACGACCGCGAGAGAGGTGGAAATCGTCAGCTTTCTGTTGATCTCCTCATCGTCAAAATCCGTGATCGTGTTGCCCTCGTCAACCCGAGTCAAGCGATTGGTCGCACCGGTGGCAAACAGCATGCCGGCCGCGAGCGACGTCTTTCCGCTATGCCCGTGACCGACGAGGGCCACGTTTCGGACTTCAGTGCTTTCGTATACCTTCACTTGGCACACTCCAAGAGTGGATTGGGCGCCGATTAACAGGACAGGCGTCCGTCTGAGCGGAATCGTATCACAATTGAAATAGAGGAATTGGGACCCGATGCTCCACTATGCCGCAAGGCCCGCCCCGCCGTGCTATCAAGGTGTTTTACCTTCATTCAAATAGGAGGCTGGACCCATGGTTTCCAAAGACACCCTGCTCGCCCACATCGACTACGCCGCCTGGGCCTCACGCCGCCTGGTCTCGGCCGTCGCCGAACTCTCCGATGACCAGCTCCAGCACGACTTCGGCACCTCCGACAAGAGCATTCTCGGCACCCTCGTCCATCTTTACCGCGCCGACAGGATCTGGCTCTCCCGCATGCACCAGGCCGCCGACAAGCTCGTCCTGGGCGACTCGGATTTCCAGCTCAGCGTCGTGCGCGAGCAGTGGCCGGAGGTCTACGATGGCTGGCGCCACTTCCTCGCCGGCCTCAGCGATGAACAGATCCTGGAATCAATCAGTTACCACGACCTGAAGGGCAACGCCTGGTCCACGCCCGTCTATCAGATCGTGCTGCACCTGGTGAACCACGGCACCCACCACCGCGGCCAGGTCTCCGGCTTCCTGCGCACCCTGGGCCAGAAGCCGCCGGTCCTCGACCTCATCGCCTACTACCGCAGCCTTTAAGCTGCTCGCAGCCAGTACAGCCGGCACTCGTAAACTATCCGCACCAGTCCATCCATTTGGTGCCGGTCGTAGATCGCCCGCAACCGGTCCACAAACGCGTCATCCCCCACAGGCACATACGACGCCGACAGCAGCCGCCCCTTCAACCCGGCCCAATCCAGTACCTGTTCGTTCGGCGCCGTCCAGCGCTCCACCGGCGTGGGCGCAAACACTGCCGCGACATTCACCGTCTCTTCCTTATCGGCCGAGAACCGTGCCGCATACTCCGTGCTGCTCTCCACCAGCAACCGCTCCAGCTCCACCAGAAACGGGCTGGCGTTCCGCAGCCGGATGTTCCAGACGATCGCGATCAGCCCGCCCGGCTTCACGATCCGCAGAAACTCCGTCCGCGCCGCCGGCAGGTCCACCCAGTGGAACGCCTGCGCGCACACCACCAGATCCGCGCTGGCCTCGGGCAAGCCCGTCGCCTCGCCCCTGCCTTCCCGCACATCGAAGCCCTGCTGCAACGCCGCCGCGCGCATCGCCGCATTCGGCTCAATCCCGATCACAGAGTACCCATTCCGGACGAACAATTCCGTGGAGATACCCGTCCCACAAGCCACATCCACCACCTGCGCGCCAGGAGCCAGTCCCTCGCTCTCCAACTTCCGCACCAGCGCGTCCGGATAGCCCGGCCGGTACTTCACATAGTTGTCGACTCTGTTGGAAAACCGCTCTGTAGGTTGCATAGTTATCGGAATAGCGTGATGCCCGCCACGCCCGCGGCGCCCGCCTCGACACACGACCCGGCGTTCTCCCACGTGATCCCACCCAGCGCGTACACCGGAAGCTCCACTGACCCGGCCGCCCGCCGCAGCCCCTCCAGCCCCCAGCACGGCCGGTCGTCCTGCTTCGACAACGGCCGGAACACCGGGCCAAACACGGCGAAATCCGCCCCGCCCGCTTCCGCCGCCTGCAATTCATCCAAATCGTGACAGGATACGCCGATCAGGAATCCAGCCGGAGTAATGGGCCGCCACGCCGACGGAGCCATCGACCCGCCCGGCAGATGCGC encodes the following:
- a CDS encoding chloride channel protein, with the protein product MFQSIGRWMRRWSDREPGKSAQTHLILSFVIGAVVGLVVVAFILLTGRLAARMYPPGGAAWRRVLVPVLGALSTGWLLAKYFPGARGSGIPQTKFAIFIHDGYISLKTVLGKFLCCSTSLASGIALGREGPSVQIGAGIASVLGRRCGLQGDDVKALIPVGCSAALAAAFNTPIAAVLFSLEEILGDLHAPVLGSVVISSATSWMVLHMILGDEPLFHVPAYQLVSPIEFVVYAVLGVVGGLASVAFVKLLLGLRIWFRGLPAKTVWLQPAVGGLLVGLMGWFLPEVLGVGYDYVERVLGGDMAVRTIALLVVLKIVATAVCYSSGNAGGIFGPSLFIGAMVGGTVGSVAHALLPGVTANPGAYALIGMGTAFAGIVRTPLTSVIMIFEMTRDYSIIVPLMISNLISFFVSYRLQRQPIYEALAQQEGVSLPTGEEREHMARLSVADVLEDAASMTAEELLAARQTLPGAAAADEERPFVHPDHPLSLALEKMGDHHLGVLPVVSRANVSQLLGVVRLPAILKAFGVAQEGPR
- a CDS encoding tetratricopeptide repeat protein; the encoded protein is MKPGFILSVLAIVLGLIVVDQFLARLERNEILGEAAAHYREGTQLLNRGDSAGAVRLIERAHVLQRGNRGYQLALAGALLAAGRLSDSEAQLRPVLNADSNAGDANLAMARLQVKLGNDREAEAYYHRAVYGKWAGAGPADEVRMELAEFLAEAGEPQKLLAEVLLIQNDAKVAPARERQIAHLLVVAGAPARAADSYRSLLRRNPDDVEALSGLAEADMALGEFSAALESLRRAQRLRSGDAQIEARLEFASQLSELDPTPRRLASKEKFERSRKVLELAKTDLRICAQLKGATAKLQPALDDVELKERQMRSTDNESAEVLLDFAQSLWRSRQQTCTTPVPESDPLPLLIHKIGQ
- a CDS encoding DinB family protein encodes the protein MVSKDTLLAHIDYAAWASRRLVSAVAELSDDQLQHDFGTSDKSILGTLVHLYRADRIWLSRMHQAADKLVLGDSDFQLSVVREQWPEVYDGWRHFLAGLSDEQILESISYHDLKGNAWSTPVYQIVLHLVNHGTHHRGQVSGFLRTLGQKPPVLDLIAYYRSL
- a CDS encoding class I SAM-dependent methyltransferase → MQPTERFSNRVDNYVKYRPGYPDALVRKLESEGLAPGAQVVDVACGTGISTELFVRNGYSVIGIEPNAAMRAAALQQGFDVREGRGEATGLPEASADLVVCAQAFHWVDLPAARTEFLRIVKPGGLIAIVWNIRLRNASPFLVELERLLVESSTEYAARFSADKEETVNVAAVFAPTPVERWTAPNEQVLDWAGLKGRLLSASYVPVGDDAFVDRLRAIYDRHQMDGLVRIVYECRLYWLRAA
- the fusA gene encoding elongation factor G — its product is MKVYESTEVRNVALVGHGHSGKTSLAAGMLFATGATNRLTRVDEGNTITDFDDEEINRKLTISTSLAVVEWKKKKLNVFDTPGFNLFMYDTKISMAAADAALILVDGVAGVEVMTEKVWEYAEQYALPRAFLINKLDRERSDFDRALANIQEIFGRYCVPIYLPIGKERDFTGVVDVISMKAWTYTPDGDGQGKEIPIPASMADEAKAAHDALIEMIAEGKDELMEKFFENGTLPVEDIMAGLHDAVKEDKIFPVMCGSALRNIGTDLVMEFLQEFCPNPTEHPSLKAMVGDHEEFKAITDKDHVTAYVFKTVADPFSGRLSFFKVCTGVLKNDMTLVDMRSKSQERLAHISVPMGKTLQPVNELHAGDIGVVAKLKEVLTADTLCEKGDSVEYPKVEIPEPSIAYAIAAKSRNDEDRMGNSVAKILEEDQGLRFYRDPQTKDFLLAGSGGQHIEVIVSRLKKRYNVEVELRQPKIPYRETIRGFADVHGRHKKQTGGHGQFGDCRIKMEPMERGGGFEYVNNIFGGAVPRQFIPAIEKGILEAAARGYLAGFPVVDFRVTLYDGSYHDVDSSEMAFKIAGRKAFKLAMEAAKPTLLEPIMKVEVAGPVEYAGDLMSDMNGRRGRISGMDTKGGTQIIRAVVPMSEMLTYQNDLTSMTQGRASFSMEFSHYDYVPALNADKIIAAYKASATGEVDEDE
- a CDS encoding thiamine phosphate synthase, with protein sequence MNRYQITDRKSAGSLDALLASIARSDAAGVEMIQVREKDLEARALCELVTRVVSVCRNARVLVNSRVDVALACGAHGAHLPGGSMAPSAWRPITPAGFLIGVSCHDLDELQAAEAGGADFAVFGPVFRPLSKQDDRPCWGLEGLRRAAGSVELPVYALGGITWENAGSCVEAGAAGVAGITLFR